A region from the Hydrogenimonas sp. genome encodes:
- a CDS encoding cytochrome c family protein — MIRHIIAAIATLLALWAVVFMIQLDKKAERFRQIHEIIEKSKEVPIQTAERVEPTKQPQVSAAQEAKEEEDEVAKKLKALKERAGSAMAFKVSPLYKQKCSSCHGVNGEGAIGPRLIGKSEAEVYDALTSFKSGKRKNYVMYGLLSKMSDEDIKALSKEIGTFKEKLDAADR, encoded by the coding sequence ATGATAAGACATATTATTGCCGCGATAGCTACACTACTGGCGCTCTGGGCGGTCGTTTTCATGATACAACTCGACAAGAAGGCCGAGAGGTTCAGGCAGATTCATGAGATAATCGAAAAGTCGAAAGAGGTGCCTATTCAAACGGCGGAGAGAGTAGAGCCTACGAAGCAGCCGCAGGTATCGGCTGCACAGGAGGCGAAAGAGGAGGAAGACGAGGTCGCCAAAAAGCTGAAGGCGCTCAAGGAGCGTGCCGGAAGTGCGATGGCGTTCAAGGTTAGCCCGCTCTATAAACAGAAGTGCTCCTCGTGCCACGGCGTCAACGGAGAGGGTGCGATAGGTCCGAGGCTTATCGGAAAGAGCGAAGCGGAGGTCTACGACGCACTTACGAGCTTCAAATCCGGGAAGCGCAAAAACTACGTAATGTACGGGCTCCTCTCCAAAATGAGTGATGAAGATATCAAAGCTCTCAGCAAAGAGATAGGAACGTTCAAAGAGAAACTGGATGCGGCCGACAGATAG
- a CDS encoding ferredoxin-type protein NapG, whose product MTPEEKKRRKFIQQISGLGVLGLVAAAGIVGGPYLKPAEPRLRPPGAVEEDEFLGLCIKCGQCLQVCPYDSILLEDIDGKAGVGMAYIEPRERGCYLCEAFPCILACPSGALDHEHDSIEYVHMGIALVHNPDGCLAKIGKPVPDEGIDRIYDHTKVLTEAERSSRKVEIDPNDPEKVKLQKELLVKLEKHRGEESCTICADMCPFHPDHTLAIGMVAADGGGMLPEIREACNGCGACVELCPVDVIKIIPRKSYADIYKT is encoded by the coding sequence ATGACACCTGAAGAGAAGAAGAGGCGTAAATTTATCCAGCAGATCTCCGGCCTGGGAGTGTTGGGCCTGGTCGCCGCCGCCGGAATCGTCGGTGGGCCGTATCTAAAACCGGCAGAGCCTCGCCTAAGGCCCCCGGGAGCCGTGGAAGAGGATGAGTTTCTCGGGCTCTGTATAAAGTGCGGACAGTGCCTGCAGGTATGCCCCTACGACTCCATACTTTTGGAGGATATAGACGGCAAGGCCGGAGTCGGTATGGCCTATATAGAGCCTAGAGAACGCGGATGCTACCTTTGTGAAGCGTTTCCGTGCATTCTTGCATGCCCGAGCGGTGCACTCGATCATGAACATGACAGTATCGAATATGTCCATATGGGTATAGCTCTGGTCCACAACCCTGACGGATGTCTGGCGAAAATCGGCAAACCGGTTCCTGATGAGGGGATAGACCGAATATATGACCATACAAAAGTTCTGACAGAGGCCGAACGCAGCAGCAGAAAAGTGGAGATCGATCCGAACGATCCGGAGAAGGTGAAGCTGCAGAAGGAGCTTCTTGTAAAACTTGAAAAACATCGCGGCGAGGAGTCCTGTACGATATGTGCCGATATGTGCCCTTTCCATCCCGACCATACGCTCGCGATAGGAATGGTCGCAGCCGATGGTGGCGGTATGCTTCCCGAGATCAGAGAGGCGTGCAACGGGTGCGGGGCGTGTGTCGAACTCTGCCCGGTCGATGTCATAAAGATCATTCCGCGCAAGAGCTACGCGGATATTTACAAAACTTAG
- a CDS encoding nitrous oxide reductase maturation protein NosD translates to MARAGFLILFALSLAYSNVLQEAIDRAEPGSRLELPAGEYRGNILIEKPLIIDGIDRGAKIVGDGNGTVIKIRSSYVTLKNLTIVGSGSEHQSIDAAVSVKKADHVTIDNCKIDDCLFGIDLEQVSNSSVTRNWIRSKPYSLGLRGDAIRLWYSNDNNISGNHVTHSRDVVVWYSHGNTIADNFGEYSRYSLHFMYTGRNDVLNNRYEHNSVGIFFMYSRDTVAIGNIIKNSLGTTGLGIGLKDASNFVIKDNTVIYCARGLYIDRSPYEPDQNNTITGNRIIYNSEGIHFHSLSIANNIVGNIFKGNIENVVDDDENLMHSSQNHWDGNYWDDYEGFDKDRDGVGDTPYTLYYYADRMWLLNPNVKFFYASPVITIMNFLAKLAPISEPVKLLSDAHPVMFEKDLERGVAR, encoded by the coding sequence GTGGCTAGAGCCGGTTTTCTGATTCTTTTCGCTCTATCACTTGCGTACTCCAATGTACTGCAGGAGGCGATAGACCGTGCCGAACCGGGGTCCAGGCTCGAACTTCCGGCGGGGGAGTACCGGGGCAATATCCTGATCGAGAAGCCCCTGATAATCGACGGTATAGACAGAGGTGCTAAGATTGTGGGTGATGGGAACGGGACGGTCATAAAGATCAGAAGCTCCTATGTTACGTTGAAAAACCTTACCATCGTGGGAAGCGGAAGCGAGCATCAATCCATCGATGCCGCTGTCTCCGTTAAGAAGGCTGATCACGTCACAATAGACAACTGCAAAATAGACGACTGTCTGTTCGGTATAGACCTGGAGCAGGTGAGCAACTCGTCCGTAACCCGTAACTGGATTCGCTCCAAGCCGTACTCACTGGGCCTGAGGGGCGACGCGATCAGGCTCTGGTACAGCAATGACAACAACATAAGCGGGAACCATGTTACGCACTCTAGGGATGTAGTTGTCTGGTACTCCCACGGCAATACCATTGCAGATAATTTCGGGGAGTACAGCCGCTATTCGCTCCACTTCATGTATACGGGAAGGAATGATGTGCTGAACAACAGGTATGAGCACAACTCTGTAGGTATATTTTTCATGTACTCCAGGGATACCGTTGCGATAGGCAATATAATAAAGAACTCGCTGGGGACCACAGGCCTGGGAATCGGGCTCAAAGATGCGAGTAATTTCGTCATAAAGGACAATACCGTAATCTATTGTGCAAGAGGGCTCTATATCGACCGTTCGCCCTATGAGCCCGATCAGAACAATACGATCACTGGCAACAGAATAATATACAACTCCGAGGGGATCCATTTCCACTCACTGAGCATAGCGAACAATATCGTAGGCAACATCTTCAAGGGGAATATAGAAAATGTGGTTGACGATGACGAGAACCTGATGCACTCGTCGCAGAACCACTGGGACGGAAACTACTGGGATGACTACGAAGGATTTGACAAAGACAGGGACGGTGTAGGAGACACCCCGTATACACTATATTACTATGCGGACAGAATGTGGCTTCTCAACCCAAATGTCAAATTCTTTTACGCTTCGCCGGTAATTACGATTATGAATTTTCTTGCCAAACTGGCACCTATTTCGGAACCTGTGAAACTGCTGAGCGATGCTCATCCGGTCATGTTTGAAAAAGATCTAGAAAGAGGGGTAGCACGATGA
- a CDS encoding nitrous-oxide reductase produces the protein MGSIIKKLSMVAIGTMVGVSMASAASELEKVMKERGLTQQDLLAAAKTYTPSGGRDKYIVFSSGGQSGQVIVYGVPSMRILKYIGVFTPEPWQGWGYDDDTKKILKQGWIRGKEITWGDTHHPAISETNGRYDGKWLVINDKANPRLAVIDLSDFVTKQIVVNPIFKSDHGGAFFTPNSEYILEACQYAAPFDNNYHPIEEYKETYRGGVTVWKFDHKKGRIIPEKSFTIEMPPYMQDLSDAGKEASYGWGFTNSFNSEMYTGGIEKGLPPFEAGMSRNDTDFLHVYNWKKLAKLAENPKNVKVINGHRVIPIEVAVKNDALFLIPEPKSPHGVDVSPDGKYIVVCGKLDTHATVYSWEKIQKLIKNRDYAGKDPCGIPILDLKKAAHCQAELGLGPLHNQYGPKWKTEGEIYTSLYVDSQVVKWNYLQCKVEDRVNVNYNIGHLCGMEGKTEDPQGEYIIALNKLAIDRFNEIGPLHPQNHQLIDISGKKMQLLYDMPLPLGEPHQAVAIRASKLHTHVRYKMGTNPFTGKTHEGKTLAGQEKIVRKGNHVYVYGTVVRSHINPEHVNVNLGDTVTFYLTNLERAEDETHGFTVDQYNVHASLEPGKTVALTFKADREGVFPYYCTEFCSALHLEMMGYLTVKDPNKKYVSAQKLKMAKMSPEELKKEYDKIVATNAATDKVIQSVVKFLKENHYEKYPTIKALVQDALDQYGKIPEQKKKADEYYKKGDLEKAILFENMIWQYMVKTADVGIRARDLLIRKVATPMSEAAKRGEVAFNEGGCGGCHVIGKVSSGPDLTGVLQRHENGEQWVYNFIKNPEKMYKDPYVKSMIDYFNLRMPNQGMSDQEVKDIIEYFKWVDENANLF, from the coding sequence ATGGGTTCAATCATCAAGAAGCTATCTATGGTAGCTATCGGAACGATGGTTGGCGTGTCAATGGCTTCCGCGGCTTCTGAGCTTGAAAAAGTGATGAAGGAGCGCGGTTTGACGCAGCAGGATCTGCTCGCGGCGGCCAAGACCTATACGCCAAGCGGCGGAAGGGACAAATATATAGTTTTCAGTTCGGGCGGGCAATCCGGGCAGGTTATAGTATATGGAGTCCCTTCTATGCGTATTTTGAAGTATATCGGTGTCTTTACCCCGGAACCGTGGCAGGGGTGGGGATATGACGACGATACGAAAAAGATCTTGAAGCAGGGTTGGATACGCGGAAAAGAGATTACATGGGGTGATACCCACCACCCGGCAATCTCTGAAACGAACGGTCGCTACGACGGCAAATGGCTTGTCATAAACGACAAGGCGAACCCGCGTCTGGCCGTTATCGATCTTTCGGACTTCGTTACCAAACAGATCGTGGTTAACCCGATTTTCAAATCGGACCACGGCGGCGCCTTCTTCACTCCCAACAGCGAGTATATTCTCGAGGCGTGCCAGTATGCGGCACCGTTCGACAACAACTACCATCCGATTGAAGAGTACAAAGAGACTTATCGCGGCGGTGTGACGGTATGGAAATTCGACCACAAGAAGGGCAGGATCATTCCTGAAAAATCTTTCACGATCGAGATGCCGCCCTATATGCAGGATCTCTCCGATGCCGGTAAAGAGGCGAGCTACGGCTGGGGCTTCACCAACTCCTTCAACTCCGAGATGTATACGGGCGGTATAGAGAAGGGTCTTCCGCCGTTTGAAGCTGGTATGAGTAGGAACGATACCGACTTCCTTCATGTATACAACTGGAAGAAGCTGGCCAAACTTGCCGAAAACCCGAAGAATGTAAAAGTGATAAACGGGCACAGGGTCATTCCGATCGAAGTGGCGGTCAAAAACGATGCGCTCTTCCTCATTCCGGAGCCCAAATCTCCCCACGGAGTCGATGTGAGCCCGGACGGAAAGTATATCGTTGTATGCGGTAAGCTCGATACTCATGCGACTGTATACAGCTGGGAAAAAATCCAGAAACTTATCAAAAACCGCGACTATGCCGGAAAAGACCCCTGCGGTATTCCGATTCTAGATCTCAAAAAAGCGGCTCACTGCCAGGCGGAACTCGGCCTTGGACCACTCCACAACCAGTATGGACCGAAGTGGAAGACGGAAGGCGAAATATACACCTCTTTGTATGTCGACAGTCAGGTCGTAAAATGGAACTACCTGCAGTGTAAAGTGGAAGACCGTGTCAATGTCAACTACAACATCGGACATCTGTGCGGAATGGAGGGTAAGACTGAAGATCCGCAGGGTGAATATATCATCGCTCTGAACAAACTGGCGATCGACCGCTTCAATGAGATAGGACCTCTGCATCCGCAGAACCACCAGCTTATAGATATAAGCGGCAAGAAGATGCAGCTTCTGTACGATATGCCTCTGCCTCTCGGAGAGCCGCACCAGGCGGTTGCTATCAGGGCAAGCAAGCTTCATACGCATGTACGCTACAAAATGGGCACCAATCCGTTTACCGGAAAGACTCATGAAGGGAAGACTCTGGCAGGGCAGGAGAAGATTGTCCGTAAAGGGAACCATGTATATGTCTACGGAACTGTGGTGCGATCTCACATCAACCCCGAACATGTCAATGTCAACCTCGGCGATACCGTTACATTCTACCTGACAAACCTGGAGCGTGCGGAAGATGAGACACACGGATTCACGGTGGATCAGTACAACGTTCACGCTTCGCTCGAACCGGGCAAAACGGTGGCTCTTACATTCAAAGCCGACAGAGAGGGAGTGTTCCCCTACTACTGTACCGAGTTCTGTTCGGCACTGCACCTGGAGATGATGGGTTATCTGACTGTTAAAGATCCGAACAAGAAGTATGTCTCAGCACAGAAGCTGAAGATGGCGAAGATGTCTCCGGAAGAGCTCAAGAAAGAGTATGACAAGATCGTAGCGACAAATGCCGCAACCGACAAAGTCATCCAGAGTGTCGTCAAGTTCCTCAAAGAGAACCATTACGAGAAGTATCCTACGATAAAAGCTCTTGTGCAGGATGCGCTCGACCAGTACGGCAAGATTCCTGAACAGAAGAAGAAAGCCGACGAGTATTACAAGAAGGGTGATCTCGAAAAAGCAATTCTCTTTGAAAATATGATCTGGCAGTATATGGTCAAGACGGCGGATGTCGGTATCCGTGCACGCGACCTTCTTATCAGAAAAGTTGCGACTCCTATGAGTGAAGCCGCAAAAAGAGGAGAAGTAGCCTTTAACGAGGGAGGCTGCGGCGGTTGTCACGTCATCGGAAAAGTTAGCTCCGGACCTGACCTTACAGGTGTTCTCCAGCGCCATGAGAACGGAGAGCAGTGGGTTTACAACTTCATCAAGAACCCTGAAAAGATGTACAAAGATCCGTATGTCAAGTCGATGATCGACTACTTCAATCTGCGAATGCCCAACCAGGGTATGAGCGACCAGGAAGTTAAAGATATCATCGAGTACTTCAAATGGGTTGACGAAAACGCCAACCTCTTCTGA
- a CDS encoding signal-transduction sensor protein=PAS/PAC domain produces the protein MAQQRPMPIDVEIVLDNSKYIESETDIHGNIVACNDYFAEISGYSKDELIGQPHNIVRHPDMPKIIFKILWDRIRSGHNITAVIKNMAKDGRYYWVFTHFEIIRDINTKEIKGYRAYRKMVSPHIKKVLDPLYKRLTEIEKEGGMEASEKALNEFLHEGGEHITLDNLMEEIHRFY, from the coding sequence ATGGCTCAACAAAGACCGATGCCGATAGATGTAGAGATAGTTCTGGACAACAGCAAATATATCGAAAGCGAGACCGATATACACGGTAACATAGTCGCCTGTAACGACTACTTCGCCGAAATATCGGGCTACTCCAAAGATGAGCTTATCGGGCAGCCCCACAATATAGTACGCCATCCCGATATGCCCAAAATCATTTTCAAAATATTGTGGGATCGTATCCGCAGCGGCCACAATATAACCGCCGTCATCAAAAATATGGCCAAAGACGGTCGATACTACTGGGTCTTTACCCATTTCGAGATAATACGGGATATAAACACGAAAGAGATCAAAGGGTACAGGGCCTACAGGAAGATGGTCTCGCCCCACATCAAAAAGGTACTCGACCCCCTCTATAAAAGATTGACCGAAATAGAGAAAGAGGGAGGCATGGAGGCCAGCGAAAAGGCTCTGAACGAATTTTTACACGAAGGGGGTGAACATATCACTCTCGATAATCTGATGGAGGAGATACACCGGTTCTATTAA
- a CDS encoding DNA helicase, putative yields MAQKRALPFILPARLDERARLKQLRRYKIKPSNIAKIYEADGWILYIPTKKSFFKLPKEMIPGRELEHRIKRIHDYIEEYRSLIDLERRAEMDAQRNEIRTLSGREREVYGRAILGLKGRGEGMKFDLFIVRFSRDKVIDTEIGSGDIVLISRGEPLKSDLTATVMSVAKNYIEAAFSQKPPAWVRSEGIRVDLYVNDITFKRMESNLEKMRHIKAPYSDVRDIVLGLKSASKSATTEIEAFNGDLNETQLEAVSSALGGSETVLIHGPPGTGKTTTVTEVIVQAVKRGQRVLASADSNVAVDNMLRKLSKVEGLNLVRIGHPARVGEGLERYALFTLMENDPANAEIRELVEEVREHIEARNVHSKPTPARLRGMSRERIRTLAASGRSYRGVDTATIRSMARWIAEDEKVQRLFERIRALEEATVRRIVTRADVVLSTNGMVGSEALEGIYFDLAVIDEASQQMEPSTLLPMLRAPRAVLAGDHRQLPPTVLSGLDILRDSLFERLMQAGGIVSTMLGVQYRMNGTIMDFPNTLMYDGLLEADPSVAGRILKLERVPSDPFQRSLIEPEKAVTFIDTPSVDADERLRPRSTSYENEFEAGLVTSAVKSLVECGVKEGDIGIITPYLSQVKLIREMLEREDLQCEVRSVDGFQGREKEVVIISFVRSNLAREIGFVKDSRRLNVAMTRAKSKLIMIGNRTTLEPNTPFDRLFEWLEKEVGASLLKAPAS; encoded by the coding sequence ATGGCTCAAAAAAGGGCGCTCCCTTTCATTCTCCCAGCCCGCCTCGACGAGCGGGCACGCCTGAAACAGCTCAGGCGCTATAAAATAAAACCATCAAACATAGCGAAAATATATGAAGCCGACGGCTGGATTCTCTATATACCCACGAAAAAGAGCTTTTTCAAACTTCCCAAAGAGATGATACCCGGTCGTGAACTGGAACACCGCATAAAGAGGATTCACGACTACATCGAAGAGTATAGGAGCCTGATAGATCTGGAGCGCAGGGCGGAGATGGATGCGCAGAGAAACGAGATCCGCACTCTGAGCGGGCGCGAAAGGGAGGTTTACGGCCGGGCCATACTGGGACTAAAAGGGCGCGGCGAAGGCATGAAGTTCGACCTTTTCATCGTGCGCTTCAGTCGAGACAAGGTGATAGATACAGAGATAGGCAGCGGCGACATAGTCCTGATAAGCCGGGGAGAGCCTCTCAAAAGCGACCTTACGGCCACCGTGATGTCTGTTGCGAAAAACTATATAGAGGCGGCATTTTCACAAAAGCCGCCTGCATGGGTAAGGAGTGAAGGGATAAGGGTCGACCTCTATGTCAACGATATCACTTTCAAAAGGATGGAGAGCAATCTCGAAAAGATGCGCCATATAAAAGCTCCCTATTCCGACGTGAGAGATATCGTTTTGGGACTGAAAAGCGCCTCGAAAAGCGCAACGACCGAAATAGAGGCCTTCAACGGCGATCTCAACGAAACTCAGCTCGAGGCCGTCTCTTCGGCCCTGGGCGGCAGTGAAACGGTACTCATTCACGGTCCGCCCGGTACGGGAAAGACAACCACGGTAACCGAAGTTATAGTTCAGGCGGTTAAAAGGGGGCAGAGAGTCCTGGCGTCCGCCGATTCGAATGTCGCTGTAGACAATATGCTCAGAAAGCTTTCGAAGGTAGAAGGTCTCAACTTGGTCCGGATAGGGCACCCGGCAAGGGTGGGAGAGGGGCTGGAGCGTTATGCGCTGTTCACCCTTATGGAAAACGATCCGGCCAACGCGGAGATAAGAGAGCTTGTCGAGGAGGTACGTGAGCATATAGAGGCGAGAAACGTTCACTCCAAACCGACTCCGGCCCGTCTGCGCGGAATGTCGAGAGAGAGAATAAGAACCCTGGCAGCCTCAGGCAGGAGTTACCGCGGTGTAGATACTGCGACTATCAGGTCCATGGCCCGGTGGATAGCGGAGGATGAGAAGGTTCAGAGGCTCTTTGAGAGGATTCGCGCACTCGAGGAGGCGACGGTGCGGCGGATCGTCACCCGGGCCGATGTCGTTCTCTCTACAAACGGGATGGTCGGCTCCGAAGCGCTCGAGGGGATATATTTCGATCTTGCCGTCATAGACGAAGCGAGCCAGCAGATGGAGCCCTCTACGCTGCTGCCGATGTTGAGGGCGCCCAGAGCGGTCCTGGCGGGTGATCACCGGCAGCTTCCCCCGACCGTTTTGAGCGGTCTGGATATTCTCAGAGACTCACTCTTTGAGAGGTTGATGCAGGCGGGAGGCATCGTCTCCACGATGCTGGGGGTACAGTACAGGATGAACGGGACGATAATGGATTTTCCAAATACTCTTATGTACGACGGTCTCCTCGAGGCGGACCCTTCCGTGGCCGGCCGCATACTGAAGCTCGAAAGGGTTCCGTCCGACCCTTTCCAGAGGAGTCTTATCGAGCCGGAAAAAGCTGTCACCTTCATCGATACACCCTCCGTCGATGCCGACGAGAGACTCAGGCCGCGCTCCACCTCATACGAGAACGAGTTCGAAGCCGGACTGGTTACTTCGGCCGTTAAATCTCTTGTAGAGTGCGGTGTGAAGGAGGGAGATATAGGGATAATAACCCCCTACCTCTCGCAGGTGAAGCTGATCAGAGAGATGCTGGAGAGAGAGGATCTGCAGTGTGAAGTAAGGAGCGTCGACGGTTTCCAGGGGAGAGAGAAAGAGGTTGTAATTATATCCTTCGTGCGCTCCAACCTGGCCCGGGAGATAGGTTTCGTAAAGGATAGCCGCCGGCTGAACGTCGCGATGACACGAGCAAAAAGCAAGCTCATTATGATAGGAAACCGCACTACGCTGGAGCCCAATACCCCTTTCGACAGACTCTTCGAGTGGCTGGAAAAGGAGGTGGGAGCCTCTCTGCTTAAGGCCCCCGCTAGTTAA